Proteins from a genomic interval of Channa argus isolate prfri chromosome 11, Channa argus male v1.0, whole genome shotgun sequence:
- the LOC137136339 gene encoding progonadoliberin-1-like yields MAMKMLALLLVGTLVPQHCCQHWSYGLSPGGKRELDSISDTLDNIVEGFSHVDTPCSVLGCAEESPFAGLYRIKGFFDSVSNRQNEHRTYKK; encoded by the exons ATGGCTATGAAAATGTTGGCACTGCTGCTTGTGGGGACATTGGTGCCACAGCACTGTTGTCAGCACTGGTCATATGGACTTAGCCCAGGAGGGAAGAGGGAACTGGACAGTATTTCAGACACATTGGACAAT ATAGTTGAAGGGTTTTCACACGTAGACACACCGTGCAGTGTTTTGGGCTGTGCAGAGGAATCACCTTTTGCCggactttacagaataaaaggATTCTTT GACAGTGTCAGCAACAGGCAAAATGAGCACAGAACATataaaaaatga